A region from the Lates calcarifer isolate ASB-BC8 linkage group LG2, TLL_Latcal_v3, whole genome shotgun sequence genome encodes:
- the pir gene encoding pirin isoform X1, producing MNVRKVERTVLSVEQAEGVGARVRRSIGRKELRNLDPFLMLDEFRVSKPAGFPDHPHRGFETVTYVLEGVTAHEDFCGHSGRLKPGDLQWMTAGRGVVHAEMPVSEEPVVGLQLWVNLPRRDKMVEPAYQELKRSEIPKPSQGGVTVSVISGEALGAKSKVFTRTPTIYLDFRMQAGALHVQPVPSGWTTFIYTLSGSICVGPDQEQQRVEPHHTVVFGDGDCVKVENKDSEVSHFVLIAGDPINEPVVQHGPFVMTTEEEIKQAIRDYKSGRNGFERAINWRSKIRDSI from the exons ATGAATGTGAGGAAAGTGGAAAGGACAGTTCTGAGTGTGGAACAGGCAGAGGGAGTCGGTGCTCGTGTCCGGAGGAGCATTGGCAGAAAAGAG CTGAGGAACCTGGATCCCTTCCTGATGTTGGATGAGTTTAGAGTAAGCAAGCCGGCAGGTTTTCCAGACCATCCTCACAGAGGATTTGAGACG GTAACATATGTTTTAGAGGGGGTCACGGCCCATGAAGACTTCTGTGGCCATTCAGGACGACTGAAACCTGGAGATCTGCAA TGGATGACTGCAGGACGGGGGGTGGTCCATGCTGAAATGCCTGTATCAGAGGAGCCGGTGGTGGGCTTACAGCTGTGGGTGAACCTGCCCAGGCGAGACAAGATGGTGGAACCAGCGTACCAGGAGCTTAAACGCTCAGAGATCCCCAAACCCAGCCAGGGAGGAGTTACAGTCTCTGTGATATCTGGAGAAGCTTTAGGAGCAAAG TCTAAGGTTTTCACAAGGACACCAACCATTTACCTGGATTTCAGGATGCAGGCAGGGGCCCTGCATGTGCAGCCAGTCCCCTCAG gATGGACAACATTCATCTACACATTATCAGGATCCATTTGTGTTG GCCCAGatcaggagcagcagagggtggAGCCCCACCACACAGTGGTGTTTGGAGATGGAGACTGTGTCAAGGTTGAAAATAAG GACTCTGAAGTTTCCCATTTTGTGCTGATCGCTGGAGACCCAATCAACGAGCCTGTGGTACAACATG GTCCATTTGTAAtgaccacagaggaagagatcaAACAGGCGATCAGGGACTACAAGAGTGGGAGAAATGGCTTTGAAAGGGCCATAAACTGGAGATCCAAGATCAGAGATTCTATCTAA
- the pir gene encoding pirin isoform X2 produces the protein MNVRKVERTVLSVEQAEGVGARVRRSIGRKELRNLDPFLMLDEFRVSKPAGFPDHPHRGFETVTYVLEGVTAHEDFCGHSGRLKPGDLQWMTAGRGVVHAEMPVSEEPVVGLQLWVNLPRRDKMVEPAYQELKRSEIPKPSQGGVTVSVISGEALGAKSKVFTRTPTIYLDFRMQAGALHVQPVPSGWTTFIYTLSGSICVGPDQEQQRVEPHHTVVFGDGDCVKVENKHNLVCSLPQLQTLMFHISRGLCWVSTVTTST, from the exons ATGAATGTGAGGAAAGTGGAAAGGACAGTTCTGAGTGTGGAACAGGCAGAGGGAGTCGGTGCTCGTGTCCGGAGGAGCATTGGCAGAAAAGAG CTGAGGAACCTGGATCCCTTCCTGATGTTGGATGAGTTTAGAGTAAGCAAGCCGGCAGGTTTTCCAGACCATCCTCACAGAGGATTTGAGACG GTAACATATGTTTTAGAGGGGGTCACGGCCCATGAAGACTTCTGTGGCCATTCAGGACGACTGAAACCTGGAGATCTGCAA TGGATGACTGCAGGACGGGGGGTGGTCCATGCTGAAATGCCTGTATCAGAGGAGCCGGTGGTGGGCTTACAGCTGTGGGTGAACCTGCCCAGGCGAGACAAGATGGTGGAACCAGCGTACCAGGAGCTTAAACGCTCAGAGATCCCCAAACCCAGCCAGGGAGGAGTTACAGTCTCTGTGATATCTGGAGAAGCTTTAGGAGCAAAG TCTAAGGTTTTCACAAGGACACCAACCATTTACCTGGATTTCAGGATGCAGGCAGGGGCCCTGCATGTGCAGCCAGTCCCCTCAG gATGGACAACATTCATCTACACATTATCAGGATCCATTTGTGTTG GCCCAGatcaggagcagcagagggtggAGCCCCACCACACAGTGGTGTTTGGAGATGGAGACTGTGTCAAGGTTGAAAATAAG CACAACCTGGTATGCAGTCTGCCTCAGCTGCAGACCTTGATGTTTCATATTTCAAGAGGGTTGTGCTGGGTCTCCACGGTGACCACAAGTACATAA
- the zgc:113276 gene encoding uncharacterized protein zgc:113276 isoform X2, translated as MVILDVLIIGGGPHALTLASLLSSPDPDPHSNPGHDSSLSPTCSDPLSSQPNLGTPNNRCSSGKKKRRAAAGMTLEEKPAKSTIPERVVCPLLSLRVVDSYGEWAALWESQFTALNIPHLRSHTLVHTDPFNKKALQEFVLKCDRSAELHSLPDQVYILDENAFFNDTRLGKKERRRLNVTSTLKKSLSFSLPGTKLSVDFFKDQVERYTLDKVLVKGTVEHIIPVIEHKEEMDEESDCMKVQETDDEDMRATERKGDGARKRVKYFQVQLQEGSILKAHRVIMATGPTRAQMANIPSWVRSIGESYPEERLQHTVHLMHHLPNSKHGLRETDCQRQRETFPTQELCVVCETGQRVMVVGGGLTSAHVVSIALQQGASHVTWVMRKHLQLKQFDVGDVESLVGRYSHVEHGIKMDGQAYLRQFYNERSLHKRLAMIRQARKGGAVTPEAYIHLQPFILNGQVDVKTYCQVSEASWCYRSQAWSLSLSTGDHWTGDMIWLATGCKLDVKQDPLLSEVMKEFPVQVIDGWPCISESLQWAEGCPLYLMGQYTALQVGPHAVNLAGGQAASLRIAKDIVRRQKQDSGEASERSGEKSKTEEYIQQMQGLLWL; from the exons ATGGTGATATTGGATGTGTTAATAATAGGGGGTGGCCCTCATGCCTTGACCCTGGCCAGCTTGCTGTCCAGTCCTGACCCTGACCCACACTCAAACCCTGGACACGACTCATCCCTCTCCCCCACCTGCTCAGACCCTCTGAGCTCTCAGCCAAACCTAGGAACACCCAACAACAGATGTTCCAGTggcaagaagaagaggagggcaGCAGCGG GAATGACACTAGAGGAGAAACCAGCAAAGTCAACAATACCAGAGAGGGTTGTCTGCCCCCTGCTGAGTCTCAGAGTAGTAGATTCCTACGGAGAGTGGGCCGCACTGTGGGAGAGCCAGTTCACGGCTCTGAACATCCCTCACCTGCGCTCGCACACACTGGTGCACACAGACCCTTTCAACAAg AAAGCACTGCAGGAGTTTGTTTTAAAGTGTGATCGTTCAGCGGAGCTTCACAGTCTTCCAGACCAGGTTTATATTCTGGACgaaaatgcatttttcaatGATACGCGACTCGGCaagaaggagaggagacgaCTAAACGTCACCTCAACGCTTAAGAAGAGTTTGTCTTTCAGTCTGCCAGGAACCAAACTGAgtgtggatttttttaaagatcag GTGGAGAGATACACCTTGGACAAAGTGCTGGTAAAGGGAACAGTGGAGCACATCATCCCTGTCATTGAGCACAAGGAAGAGATGGACGAAGAGAGTGACTGTATGAAAGTGCAGGAAACAGATGATGAGGACATGAGGGCAACTGAAAGGAAGGGTGATGGGGCAAGGAAGAGGGTGAAGTATTTTCAAGTCCAACTTCAAGAAGGCAGCATCCTAAAAGCTCACCGGGTCATTATGGCAACAGGACCAACCCGTGCCCAGATGGCAAACATCCCTTCGTGGGTGAGAAGCATTGGAGAGAGCTACCCAGAGGAGCGTTTGCAGCACACAGTGCACCTCATGCACCATCTGCCAAATTCTAAGCACGGACTCAGAGAAACAGATtgtcagaggcagagagaaactTTTCCCACACAAG AATTGTGTGTAGTATGTGAGACAGGGCAGAGAGTTATGGTAGTTGGTGGAGGTCTGACCAGCGCTCATGTCGTCTCAATTGCCCTGCAGCAAGGTGCCAGCCATGTGACATGGGTCATGAGGAAGCACCTCCAG TTAAAACAGTTTGACGTGGGTGATGTGGAGAGCCTGGTGGGTCGTTACTCCCACGTGGAGCACGGCATCAAGATGGATGGCCAAGCCTATCTACGGCAGTTCTATAATGAACGGAGTCTTCACAAACGCCTGGCTATGATTCGCCAGGCAAGGAAAGGAGGAGCTGTCACTCCAGAGGCCTACATCCACCTGCAGCCATTCATACTGAATGGACAGGTGGATGTGAAGACATACTGTCAG GTGAGTGAGGCTAGCTGGTGCTACAGGAGCCAGGCCTGGAGTCTTTCCCTCAGCACTGGGGACCACTGGACTGGAGATATGATCTGGCTCGCCACTGGCTGCAAGCTAGATGTGAAACAGGATCCTTTGCTCTCTGAGGTGATGAAGGAATTCCCAGTTCAG GTGATAGATGGTTGGCCGTGCATATCAGAAAGCTTACAGTGGGCAGAAGGATGCCCACTCTATCTGATGGGGCAGTACACTGCTCTTCAG GTTGGACCTCATGCAGTAAACCTGGCTGGTGGACAGGCTGCCAGCTTGCGAATTGCCAAGGACATTGTGCGCCGTCAGAAACAGGACAGTGGAGAAGCGTCTGAACGAAGTGGGGAGAAATCTAAAACTGAAGAATATATTCAACAGATGCAAGGCCTGTTATGGCTTTAA
- the zgc:113276 gene encoding uncharacterized protein zgc:113276 isoform X1, with the protein MVILDVLIIGGGPHALTLASLLSSPDPDPHSNPGHDSSLSPTCSDPLSSQPNLGTPNNRCSSGKKKRRAAAVSVGMTLEEKPAKSTIPERVVCPLLSLRVVDSYGEWAALWESQFTALNIPHLRSHTLVHTDPFNKKALQEFVLKCDRSAELHSLPDQVYILDENAFFNDTRLGKKERRRLNVTSTLKKSLSFSLPGTKLSVDFFKDQVERYTLDKVLVKGTVEHIIPVIEHKEEMDEESDCMKVQETDDEDMRATERKGDGARKRVKYFQVQLQEGSILKAHRVIMATGPTRAQMANIPSWVRSIGESYPEERLQHTVHLMHHLPNSKHGLRETDCQRQRETFPTQELCVVCETGQRVMVVGGGLTSAHVVSIALQQGASHVTWVMRKHLQLKQFDVGDVESLVGRYSHVEHGIKMDGQAYLRQFYNERSLHKRLAMIRQARKGGAVTPEAYIHLQPFILNGQVDVKTYCQVSEASWCYRSQAWSLSLSTGDHWTGDMIWLATGCKLDVKQDPLLSEVMKEFPVQVIDGWPCISESLQWAEGCPLYLMGQYTALQVGPHAVNLAGGQAASLRIAKDIVRRQKQDSGEASERSGEKSKTEEYIQQMQGLLWL; encoded by the exons ATGGTGATATTGGATGTGTTAATAATAGGGGGTGGCCCTCATGCCTTGACCCTGGCCAGCTTGCTGTCCAGTCCTGACCCTGACCCACACTCAAACCCTGGACACGACTCATCCCTCTCCCCCACCTGCTCAGACCCTCTGAGCTCTCAGCCAAACCTAGGAACACCCAACAACAGATGTTCCAGTggcaagaagaagaggagggcaGCAGCGG TCTCTGTAGGAATGACACTAGAGGAGAAACCAGCAAAGTCAACAATACCAGAGAGGGTTGTCTGCCCCCTGCTGAGTCTCAGAGTAGTAGATTCCTACGGAGAGTGGGCCGCACTGTGGGAGAGCCAGTTCACGGCTCTGAACATCCCTCACCTGCGCTCGCACACACTGGTGCACACAGACCCTTTCAACAAg AAAGCACTGCAGGAGTTTGTTTTAAAGTGTGATCGTTCAGCGGAGCTTCACAGTCTTCCAGACCAGGTTTATATTCTGGACgaaaatgcatttttcaatGATACGCGACTCGGCaagaaggagaggagacgaCTAAACGTCACCTCAACGCTTAAGAAGAGTTTGTCTTTCAGTCTGCCAGGAACCAAACTGAgtgtggatttttttaaagatcag GTGGAGAGATACACCTTGGACAAAGTGCTGGTAAAGGGAACAGTGGAGCACATCATCCCTGTCATTGAGCACAAGGAAGAGATGGACGAAGAGAGTGACTGTATGAAAGTGCAGGAAACAGATGATGAGGACATGAGGGCAACTGAAAGGAAGGGTGATGGGGCAAGGAAGAGGGTGAAGTATTTTCAAGTCCAACTTCAAGAAGGCAGCATCCTAAAAGCTCACCGGGTCATTATGGCAACAGGACCAACCCGTGCCCAGATGGCAAACATCCCTTCGTGGGTGAGAAGCATTGGAGAGAGCTACCCAGAGGAGCGTTTGCAGCACACAGTGCACCTCATGCACCATCTGCCAAATTCTAAGCACGGACTCAGAGAAACAGATtgtcagaggcagagagaaactTTTCCCACACAAG AATTGTGTGTAGTATGTGAGACAGGGCAGAGAGTTATGGTAGTTGGTGGAGGTCTGACCAGCGCTCATGTCGTCTCAATTGCCCTGCAGCAAGGTGCCAGCCATGTGACATGGGTCATGAGGAAGCACCTCCAG TTAAAACAGTTTGACGTGGGTGATGTGGAGAGCCTGGTGGGTCGTTACTCCCACGTGGAGCACGGCATCAAGATGGATGGCCAAGCCTATCTACGGCAGTTCTATAATGAACGGAGTCTTCACAAACGCCTGGCTATGATTCGCCAGGCAAGGAAAGGAGGAGCTGTCACTCCAGAGGCCTACATCCACCTGCAGCCATTCATACTGAATGGACAGGTGGATGTGAAGACATACTGTCAG GTGAGTGAGGCTAGCTGGTGCTACAGGAGCCAGGCCTGGAGTCTTTCCCTCAGCACTGGGGACCACTGGACTGGAGATATGATCTGGCTCGCCACTGGCTGCAAGCTAGATGTGAAACAGGATCCTTTGCTCTCTGAGGTGATGAAGGAATTCCCAGTTCAG GTGATAGATGGTTGGCCGTGCATATCAGAAAGCTTACAGTGGGCAGAAGGATGCCCACTCTATCTGATGGGGCAGTACACTGCTCTTCAG GTTGGACCTCATGCAGTAAACCTGGCTGGTGGACAGGCTGCCAGCTTGCGAATTGCCAAGGACATTGTGCGCCGTCAGAAACAGGACAGTGGAGAAGCGTCTGAACGAAGTGGGGAGAAATCTAAAACTGAAGAATATATTCAACAGATGCAAGGCCTGTTATGGCTTTAA
- the il1fma gene encoding interleukin-1 family member A, giving the protein MDLKVKGGVFIVHHVHEGKHQYAVENVVKYKNTTGEKMFARRGDELVQINNMDVQDFTPEELAKMLAEGNPMLKVHKASRMKDRNEQPSVDEDTLYPVSKESMILSFSMEMKREDENEVGEGEGDGDIVEDVCQAGNEENADGLLVVAMKRTTISVVRGRGCDTESPCEGCHGIGCSFDDVVMVAESSTVTLVPRGSGSFRKDKHEKVNVSIEHVATHRYLRGLCSERTIYASPNPEKMTIYYYRATNLDFKGMPVVLNFTGSNCFLRCCKDGGTVLLNVETCEKHRLKKISRTDPSALSFVFYMDSDRSNHLKFESALHRGWFIQILNTESAVTMETLDGGSEEHSFLFIIQK; this is encoded by the exons ATGGATCTGAAG GTCAAAGGAGGAGTGTTTATAGTCCACCATGTCCACGAAGGAAAACACCAGTATGCAGTGGAAAATGTGGTGAAGTACAAAAACACGACTGGAGAAAAAATGTTTGCCAG GAGAGGAGACGAGCTGGTGCAGATAAACAATATGGATGTGCAGGATTTCACACCTGAGGAGCTGGCAAAAATGTTAGCTGAGGGGAATCCAATGCTG AAAGTGCACAAGGCAAGCAGGATGAAAGACCGCAATGAGCAACCCTCTGTGGATGAGGACACTTTATATCCCGTCTCCAAGGAATCCATGATTCTCAGTTTCAGCATGGAGATGAAGAGGGAGGATGAGAATGAagtgggagaaggagagggggatgGGGACATAGTGGAGGATGTTTGTCAGGCTGGAAATGAGGAGAACGCGGACGGTCTGCTTGTCGTTGCCATGAAGAGGACCACCATCTCCGtggtgagagggagaggctgcGACACCGAGAGTCCCTGTGAGGGATGTCATGGGATAGGGTGCAGCTTTGACGATGTTGTCATGGTGGCAGAATCCAGCACAGTGACACTGG TTCCAAGGGGAAGTGGCAGTTTCAGAAAAGACAAGCATGAAAAGGTAAATGTTTCAATCGAACATGTGGCCACTCACCGATACCTCAGAGGTCTCTGTTCAGAGAGGACCATCTATGCTTCACCAAATCCAG agaagATGACCATCTACTACTACAGAGCAACTAATCTGGACTTCAAAGGGATGCCAGTGGTCCTAAACTTCACAGGCTCCAACTGCTTCCTCAGGTGCTGCAAGGATGGAGGGACGGTGCTCCTAAATGTGGAG ACCTGCGAAAAGCACAGGCTAAAGAAGATCTCAAGGACTGATCCGAGCGCCCTCTCCTTCGTCTTCTACATGGATTCTGACCGGTCTAATCATTTGAAGTTTGAGTCAGCGCTGCATCGTGGGTGGTTCATCCAAATACTCAACACAGAGTCAGCGGTGACGATGGAAACTCTGGACGGAGGTTCAGAGGAACACTCGTTCCTTTTTATAATTCAGAAGTGA
- the ace2 gene encoding angiotensin-converting enzyme 2 codes for MSVRILVTLLVVSCAVFAQSDIENQAREFLQRFDKEATERMYQYSLASWAYNTNITKENSDKLSEQGQIWGNFYTKMSEESQKYPIGQIKDQEIKLQLISLQDKGSGVLSQDKAAHLSKVMSEMSTIYSTATVCLMDDPFNCQTLEPGLEHVMSNSRNYSERLHVWEGWRKEVGKRMRPLYEDYVDLKNEAAILNGFEDYGAYWRYNYETIDEDVQYKYTRNQLMQDVRSIYKEILPLYQDLHAYVRARLMEVYPGHIDSQGPLPAHLLGDMWGRFWTNLYPLSVPYPEKPDIDVSKTMVEKGWNELRLFKEAETFFMSVGLYEMFENFWNNSMLVKPDDGRKVVCHPTAWDMGNREDFRIKMCTKVNMDDFLTVHHEMGHNQYQMAYRNQSYLLRDGANEGFHEAVGEIMSLSAATPNHLKSLGLLPADFIYDNETEINFLLKQALTIVATLPFTYMLEEWRWQVFAGTISKEEWMQRWWEMKRELVGVVEPVPRDETYCDPPALFHVSGDYSFIRYFTRTIYQFQFQKALCDAAGHTDALSKCDITGSTTAGAKLRDMLELGRSQSWTKALQTISGDVRMDARPLLDYFQKLHDWLKAENKKHNRTVGWKTAVDPYSQYAIKVRLSLKAAMGDNAYSWNANELYLFKANIAYALRQYYSQRNQALLFTSENVLTYKETPRISFYMVVTNPASPSNYIPKSDVEAAIRLSRGRINDAFQLDDRTLEFVGIPATLAPPVEQPVEVWLVVFGVVMGVVVLMGIYLIVSGVRERKKKSAKTGMENPYDTTIDGQSNKAFEDGDDEQTGF; via the exons ATGTCTGTTAGGATTCTTGTAACATTGCTGGTTGTGTCCTGCGCTGTCTTTGCCCAGTCTGACATAGAGAACCAGGCGAGGGAGTTTCTGCAGAGGTTCGACAAGGAGGCCACTGAGCGTATGTACCAGTACTCTCTGGCATCATGGGCCTACAACACCAACATCACAAAGGAGAACTCTGACAAACTG TCAGAACAGGGGCAAATTTGGGGCAATTTCTACACCAAGATGTCAGAAGAGTCCCAGAAATACCCCATTGGGCAGATCAAGGATCAAGAAATCAAATTACAGCTCATCTCCCTTCAAGACAAAGGCTCTGGTGTTCTATCCCAGGATAAGGCTGCACAT CTAAGTAAGGTCATGAGCGAGATGAGCACAATCTACAGCACAGCCACAGTGTGTCTGATGGACGACCCCTTTAACTGCCAGACTTTGGAGCCAG GCCTGGAGCATGTAATGTCCAACAGCCGAAACTACTCTGAGCGTCTGCATGTGTGGGAGGGCTGGAGGAAAGAGGTGGGGAAGAGGATGAGGCCTCTGTACGAAGATTATGTGGATCTGAAGAATGAAGCTGCCATACTAAATG gtttTGAAGACTATGGGGCTTATTGGAGATATAACTATGAGACCATTGATGAGGACGTTCAGTACAAATATACCAGAAATCAGCTGATGCAAGATGTCCGTTCAATATACAAAGAG aTCCTGCCATTATACCAGGATCTGCATGCCTATGTGAGAGCCAGGCTTATGGAGGTCTACCCAGGACATATTGATTCACAAGGACCTCTTCCAGCCCACCTGCTGG GTGACATGTGGGGAAGATTCTGGACCAACCTGTACCCTCTGTCTGTCCCCTACCCTGAAAAACCAGATATTGATGTCAGCAAAACTATGGTGGAGAAG GGTTGGAATGAACTTCGGCTTTTTAAAGAAGCAGAGACGTTCTTCATGTCTGTGGGCCTGTATGAGATGTTTGAAAACTTCTGGAATAACTCCATGTTGGTGAAACCTGACGATGGACGCAAGGTGGTCTGTCACCCTACAGCCTGGGACATGGGAAACAGAGAGGACTTCAG AATCAAAATGTGCACCAAGGTCAACATGGACGACTTCCTCACAGTGCACCATGAGATGGGTCACAACCAGTACCAGATGGCTTATCGCAACCAGTCCTACCTCCTGAGGGATGGAGCCAACGAGGGTTTCCACGAGGCTGTCGGAGAAATCATGTCCCTTTCTGCTGCAACACCCAACCACCTGAAGAGCCTGGGCCTCCTGCCTGCTGACTTTATCTATGATAATG AAACAGAGATTAACTTCCTGCTGAAACAGGCACTCACCATCGTGGCCACACTGCCCTTCACCTACATGCTGGAGGAATGGAGGTGGCAGGTGTTTGCAGGGACCATCTCCAAGGAGGAATGGATGCAGCGGTGGTGGGAGATGAA GAGGGAGTTGGTAGGGGTGGTGGAGCCGGTGCCAAGAGATGAGACTTACTGTGACCCACCTGCTCTGTTCCATGTGTCTGGAGACTATTCTTTCATCAG GTACTTCACAAGAACCATCTACCAGTTCCAGTTCCAAAAAGCGCTCTGTGATGCGGCCGGTCACACAGATGCCTTGTCTAAATGCGACATCACTGGTTCTACCACAGCGGGAGCCAAGCTGAG GGATATGTTAGAGCTGGGAAGGTCCCAGTCGTGGACAAAGGCCCTGCAAACGATATCCGGCGACGTTAGGATGGATGCCCGCCCCCTGTTGGACTATTTCCAAAAACTTCATGACTGGCTGAAGGCAGAGAACAAGAAACACAATAGAACTGTAGGCTGGAAGACAGCAGTAGATCCAT ATTCACAGTATGCCATTAAAGTGAGACTAAGTCTGAAGGCTGCCATGGGTGATAATGCT tattCCTGGAATGCCAATGAGCTGTACCTGTTCAAGGCCAATATTGCGTACGCTCTGAGGCAGTACTACAGCCAGAGGAACCAGGCCCTTCTCTTCAC ATCAGAAAACGTCCTCACCTACAAGGAGACTCCCAGAATCTCCTTCTACATGGTGGTCACCAACCCTGCAAGTCCCTCCAACTATATCCCAAAGAGTGATGTGGAGGCTGCCATCCG GTTATCCCGCGGCCGAATCAACGATGCCTTCCAGTTGGATGACAGGACACTGGAGTTTGTGGGTATCCCAGCAACACTGGCCCCTCCTGTGGAGCAGCCAGTGGAGGTTTGGCTGGTGGTGTTTGGGGTGGTCATGGGAGTCGTGGTGCTAATGGGCATCTACCTCATCGTGTCTGGCGTCAGAGAGCGCAAGAA gaaATCTGCAAAGACAGGCATGGAGAATCCCTATGATACGACCATTGATGGACAATCTAACAAAGCCTTtgaggatggtgatgatgaacAGACTGGATTCTGA